Within Streptomyces roseirectus, the genomic segment GCGTTCCTCGGGCGCTGGGTGGGGGCGGTCACCCGGGGGGCCTACGCCGTCGCCGCGTTCCTGCTCGGGATGCTGCTCGTCGGCGGCGTCAGCGTCGGCTACGGGCTCGTGCTGGGCGCCTCCGCGTTCGCCGCGCACGCCGTCGTCGCCTCGGTGCTGACGCGCCGGCTCGGGCGCGCCGACCGGGTGCTGCTGGCGCTGGGACAGCAGAACGGGGTCACCGCGATCGTGCTCGCGCTGTCGCTCGAACCGGCGTTCCCGAGGGCGCCGGCGATCGTGGCGCCCGCGATCGTCACCGTCAACCTGCTGCACTACGCGGCGAATTCGGCCGTGGGTGGGCGGAATGGCCAGGCTCCGTGGCGACGTGGGGGCCCGTGGCGACGCGGCGGCCCGGCCCCCTGGCGGCGTGGGGGACCGGGCCGTCGTGCGCGTGGTGCCGGGGCAGGCCCTACGGCCGGAAGCGGAGCACCTGCGGGTCGTGGTCGCTGATCTGGTCGTGGAACTCCGCGTTGACGTGGACGCTGTCGTACTCGAAGGCGCAGGCGCGGCGGATCGAGGGGCTGATCAGGATCTGGTCGAGGACCTGCGCGTTGCCCTGGTAGACGTAGGAGTAACGCTCGTTCTTCGGCAGGGACTTGATCGCCGACCAGAGGGCGCCGTCCGACTCCAGGAGCTTCGCGGTGCCGGAGAACTCGAAGTCGTTGATGTCGCCGAGCGCGATGACGTCCGCGTTCTTCTGGGTGTCGAGGATGTTCTTGACGAACGCGTTGACCAGCGTGGCCTGTTGGTGGCGCTGGACCTCGGAGGAGCGGGCCGGGGGCTGGTACTGCGAGGTCAGAGCCTGGTCGCCGCCCTTGGAGTTGAAGTGGTTGGCGATCAGGAACACCGTCTTGCCACGGAAGGTGAACTCGCCGACGAGCGGCTTGCGGCTGTTCTTCCACGCCTCGTTCGCCGGGTCGATCCGGCCCGGGGAGACGGTCAGTTCGGCCTTGCCGCGCACCTTGGTGACGCCGACGGCCGTCGTGGCGTCGCCGCCCGCGCGGTCCGTGAAGGAGACGCGCTCCGGGTTGAACAGGAAGACCTGGCGGATGTTGCCGCCGGGCTCGCCGCCGTCCTGGCCGTCGGCCGGCGAGATCGAACGCCAGTCGTACGCGGGGCCGCCCGCCGCCTTGATCGCGTCGATCAGCTTCGTGACGGTGACGTCGGCGGCGGTCGTGCCGTCGTTCGTCGCGCCGTTGTCGTCCTGGATCTCCTCCAGGGACACGATGTCGGGCGACTTGAGGTTGTGCACGATCGCGGCGGCGTGCGCGGCGAACGTGGTGTCGGAGGGGTCGAGGTTCTCGACGTTGTACGTGGCGACCGCGAGTTCGGCGCGGGACTGCGCGCGGGTCGACTCGCGCTGGAGGCCGGCGCTCTTCAGGGTGCCGAGCCGGCTGGCGACGAGGGTGTAGCCGCCGAACTGGTTGTAGTCGAGCGGGCCGGTCGTCGCGCCCGTAAGGGTGTCCCCCACATTCGCCGCCGGGAAGTCGGCGGTCGCGCCGAGCGACTGGATCTGGATCCGGCCGGTGTTCTGCGACCCGTACGACCCGTAGACCGTGCCGCCGCGCCGGTTCGCGTTCTCCCACGGCTTCACCGTCACCCACAGCTCGGTGAACGGGTCCGTGGCGCCGACCACGCGGGCGTCCGCGACCTGGACGTTCATGCCCTCAAGGGACTCGTAGTGGTCCAGGGCGTACTTCTTCGGCTCCAGCGTCAGGGCGTTGATCGAGCCGTTCGGGGCGGGCGCGTACGCCGCCGGGACCGAGCGCGCGCTGATCACGACCGGGGCCGGGACCGGGTTGCCGCTGGAGACGACCGTGGTGACGGGCTTGGTGATCTCGGTGATCGCCTGGTTACCGGAGGCCGTGCCGCCCGGGACGAACTCCGAGACGGTGCCGGTGACCGTGACCGCGTCCCCCACGGCGACGCCCTTGGGGACCGAGCTGGTGAAGACGAAGACGCCCTCGCTGGTCGCCGGGTCGGCGTCCGGGTTCGGGTCCTGGATCCAGAAGCCCTTGGACTGGCCGTACGTGCGGATGCCCGTGACGATGCCCGCGACGTCCGTCACCTGCTTGCCGGCGTACGGGGAGATGCGGGTCGTGCCCTGGATGTCGTGGATGCGCACGGTGTCCGCGTGCGCGGGCGAGACGAGGACGACGGTGGACGCGGCCGAGCAGACGGCGGCGACGGTGAGCGCGGCGAGACGCGCGGACGACTTGCTGGGCAAGTGATCCCTCCGGGCGGGAGTGTCGGGGCAAGGACGGCAAGGCGCGTGGGGGGAGTGCGGGTGCCTGCGGCTGTGCAGCAGTGTGGCAGGTACGTGACACGCGTAGAACCAAGGACGGTGGTGAACAGTTGTTCCCTGACTTCTACGCGCGTCAATCTCCTTGTTGATCTCGCCACTTGTCAAGGTTTCGGCCATGTACGGGAGCGGACGGGCAGATGAACCGGGTGGCATGGGGTGAAACCCGTCTAGGCTTCGGGGTGAGGTGTACGGGGCCGGTCAGGGTCATACCCGTAGTACTTCCGTCCGCTAGGAGAATCAGCCGATGTCAGACAGCTCCCCCCTGCCGCCCGTGCGGCTCGCCCCCGAAGCGGAGCTGGCGCGGGAAGCGCTCGCCACGCCGTTGCTGTCGCGGGCCGCGCGGCTCGCGCGGTGGGCCGGTCCCGGGACCCGGGTGGACGCCGGGGGCGGGCTCGTCGACGAGCAGTTGCCGGCCGCCGCCGAGGAGCTGGGGCTGACCGGCGAGGACGCGGAAGCCTACGCCAGCGAGGCGTGGCGGGTCGCCGTGGACGCCGGGCTCGTCGAGATCCTGGACGAGGAGGCAGGCACCGTCCGCACGGGCGACGACCTCGCCCTCCTCACCGGCGGCTCCCCGCACGACGTCCTCACCGTCTGGCTCGCCGCGCTGGAGACCGTCCTCGCCGACGCCAGCACCCCCGACCTCGACGCGCTCATGGACGTCATGGACGAGGGCGGCCGCGTCGACTTCTCCGAGCTGGACTGGGACCCCGAGGCCGAGGCCGAATTCCTCGACGGCGTCCTCGGCAACCTCTACCTGCTCTCCGTCAGCGAGGACGGGCCCGGCGAAGGCCCGGTCCCGCTGCCCGCGCTGGCCGCCTCCATGATCGTCCCCGGCGACATGGGAGAGCCCACCAACGACGTCCTGGAGCAGGTCTCCGACGCGATGATGCGCCTCGACGACCAGTTCCGGCTGCTGGAGCCCGTCGGGATCGTCGAGTACGAGCCCGTCGACGAAGCGCTCATGGACGGGGACGTCCCCGACGGCGTCGACGAGACGGACGTCTCGCGGTACGGGATGGTCCGGCTCACCGCGCTCGGCCGGTACGGGCTGCGGGCCCGGCTCCTCGACGCGGGGTTCGCCGCGCCGGCCGTCGGTGAACTCGCGGACAAGGGGGCGGACGCGCTGCTCGACGGGACCGCCGGGTACGGGTCGCTCGCGGCGCGGGCCGAGACCGAGCAGTGGCTCGGACGGCGTCAACCGCTCGACGCCGCGCGGGAGTTGCTGTCCGCGGCGCGCGGGGCCGATGACGGGGCTCCGCTGCGGCGGTTGCGGTGCCAGCAGGCGTTGTCGCTCGTCGGGGGTGAGGCGGAGACCGCCGTGCGGGAGGTGCTGGACGATCCCGAGCTGGGTGGGCTCGCGCGGGTGTGGCTCAGCGAGCTGGGGTTCGCGGATGTGCCCGCGCCGTCCGAGGAGATGGTGTTCTGGCTGACCATCGACACGGTGGCCGCGCAGTTGGCTGCCGAGGGGAACTCGGAGGAGTTGCAGGCGTTGGTGGAGGGGTTGGCCGCGCAGCACGAGGGGTTCTTCTCGGCGGTGTGGCGGGTGGGGCATCCGGCTACCGCCGATGTGCTGGAGGCGATGGGGAGGCTGCATCCCGATAAGCGGGTGGCGAAGGAGGCGCGGAAGGCGGCGTTCAAGGCGCGGTCGCAGCAGGGGGGTTGAGCTGCGGTTGGCGAGTGCGGGCTGTATTGGGCTGGTCGCGCAGTTCCCCGCGCCCCTTTAGGGCGTTGTTCAACTGGAGTTAAAGAGCGGGCGGGAGTGTGTCTTCGCGAACCTCCGTGCGCCACCCTCCGCGCCACTCGACCCGTCTCAGGAGACTTCATGTCGCTCACCCGCAGGGACTTCGCCGCCAGATCCGCGCTCACCGGTGCCGGGGTGGTGCTGGCAGGGAGCGCCGGGGTGCTCGCCTCCGCTCCGCAGGCTCTCGCGTCCGCTGACGTCGAAGGGTGCGAGCACGGGGGACTGGGGTACGGGCCCCTGCTGCCCGACCCCGAAGGCATCCTCGCGCTGCCCGCCGGGTTCACCTACCGCGTCATCACGCACAGCGGGAAGACCAAGCTGGAGTCGGGGGAGTACACGCCGTCCAACCATGACGGGACGGCCACTTTCGAGGGGCCGCGTGGGACGACGTTGCTGGTCAACAACCATGAGCTGAAGGGGCCGCGCACGAGGTGGGCGCATCCGGTGCCGCTCGCCGAGGGGCTGGTGTACGACCCCGCGGCCTCGGGCGGGTGCACGGTCGTCGAGGTGCGGCCTGATGGGCGGGTCGCGGAGTGGGTGGGGATCGCGGGGACGTCGACCAACTGCGCGGGCGGGCGCACCCCTTGGGGGACCTGGCTGACGTGCGAGGAGAACTCCGACC encodes:
- a CDS encoding endonuclease/exonuclease/phosphatase family protein → MPSKSSARLAALTVAAVCSAASTVVLVSPAHADTVRIHDIQGTTRISPYAGKQVTDVAGIVTGIRTYGQSKGFWIQDPNPDADPATSEGVFVFTSSVPKGVAVGDAVTVTGTVSEFVPGGTASGNQAITEITKPVTTVVSSGNPVPAPVVISARSVPAAYAPAPNGSINALTLEPKKYALDHYESLEGMNVQVADARVVGATDPFTELWVTVKPWENANRRGGTVYGSYGSQNTGRIQIQSLGATADFPAANVGDTLTGATTGPLDYNQFGGYTLVASRLGTLKSAGLQRESTRAQSRAELAVATYNVENLDPSDTTFAAHAAAIVHNLKSPDIVSLEEIQDDNGATNDGTTAADVTVTKLIDAIKAAGGPAYDWRSISPADGQDGGEPGGNIRQVFLFNPERVSFTDRAGGDATTAVGVTKVRGKAELTVSPGRIDPANEAWKNSRKPLVGEFTFRGKTVFLIANHFNSKGGDQALTSQYQPPARSSEVQRHQQATLVNAFVKNILDTQKNADVIALGDINDFEFSGTAKLLESDGALWSAIKSLPKNERYSYVYQGNAQVLDQILISPSIRRACAFEYDSVHVNAEFHDQISDHDPQVLRFRP